In Deinococcus fonticola, the DNA window TCCCTTTTCCAGATTCAGCTGCCCAGCAGCCGGCCACTTCTTTTGCTCCGCGCTTCCCAGCCACCTCCCTTGCCTTTTTCTCGTCTTGTGCTATCTTCCTTGACGCATTGCTGGTGCAACGCAGCGTGGACGCCTGAACCTGGTCAGGGCCGGAAGGCAGCAGCCATAAGGGATGCTTCGCGGGTGCCGTTGTTTCCCGGCAATGCTTTTCTTTTGCCAAAAATCTGGGGACGCCGCTTATTCAGGGCGTCCCCGGTGTGTTCAGTCTTACAGGGCGAGTTTCTCGACGGGGGTCAGGGCGACCCGGCGGCGGGCCACGTGGATTTCACGTTCGGTGTAGGTGTGGGTGTAAGCACTGAAACGTTCCTGGCCAAGGTGATACTGCTTCGGGAAAAGGAGTTGGAAGAAGGCAAGCAGTCTCTTCATGCCCTCATGGTGCCGGGCGTTCGTCAGGGCCACGTCCTGCGGCTGTCAGGAAGACGTGCGCCAGACCTTACCGGGTTTTGGGAAGCAGCACCAGCGCCTGCGTTTCCCTGACCTGCGCCAGTTCTTTCAGCAGTTCGGCGTCCAGGTCTCCGGCCTGCGCCAGTGCTTCGGCTTTCTTCTTGTCGATGCTGGCCACCTCCAGCGCGGCCACGTCGCCGAACACCTCGCGGAAGCGCTCCAGAGGGTACTCGACGCGGCGCGAGACTTTCAGAACCGCGCGGTACAACTCCGTTTCCGCGTGCCCACCGCCTTCCAGCGCCGCCTTGATGTGCCGGCCCAGTTCTTCCTTCTCGGTTTCCAGGCCCTGAATGGTGTCGCGCAGGGTGGCGTAGCGCTCCAGCAGTTCCTCAAGCGTGGGGGGCGTTTCCGGGTCAGTCACGCCCTCAGGATAATGCGGGCCGTTACCATGCAGTGATGACTGACGAAGCGCACCCGGAACTGCTGCCCCTGGATCTGCAACGCCGCCTGCTGGACGCCATCCGTCGCGGGGCCAGCATGGAGGACATCGCCGACCTGAAAGCCTCGAGCGTAAGCACCCCCGAAGCGGCTATTCAGGCCCTCAAGGACGGCAACGCCCGTTTTTTCAGCGGGAACGCCAGCCGCCCGGAACTGGGCGCCAACGAACGCCGGGCGCAGATCATCGGGCAGACACCCTTCGCCGCCGTGCTGGCGTGCAGTGACAGCCGCGTTCCGGTGGAACTGGTGTTCGATCAGGGCCTGGGACAATTGTTCGTGGTGCGCGTGGCGGGCAACGTCGTGGGCGAATCAGGGCTGGGCACGCTGGAGTACGCCATCAAGCACCTGGATGTTCACCTGGTGATGGTGATGGGGCACGAGGGATGCGGCGCCGTCGC includes these proteins:
- a CDS encoding carbonic anhydrase: MTDEAHPELLPLDLQRRLLDAIRRGASMEDIADLKASSVSTPEAAIQALKDGNARFFSGNASRPELGANERRAQIIGQTPFAAVLACSDSRVPVELVFDQGLGQLFVVRVAGNVVGESGLGTLEYAIKHLDVHLVMVMGHEGCGAVAAALRPPEVNAQEPVHLQSLIGKIRPSVQHLPTIRDKKARMREAVLNNVRHQVHVLRQQAVIREAEESGRIKVIGGFYEIGSGAVDFLVEAEELTP